Proteins encoded within one genomic window of Leptolyngbya sp. 'hensonii':
- a CDS encoding chlorophyll a/b binding light-harvesting protein produces MAIATDTMAQIPWRAGNARLVNLSGWLLGAHIAHAGLIVAWVGAMTLIELSNVDPAQPMFEQGLILLPNLVRLGLGVGQNGMIRDTYPYFVIGVLHLISSAFLGAGGLFHVLKGPRKLEDKFPFFGYRWDDASQMTTILGIHLMLLGTGALLLVAKAIAWGGLYDPAIHNVRLITNPTLNPVPIFSYLLGTQGKFWIASVNNLEDVVGGHIWVGVMCILGGIWHIRTQPFPWAKKLLVWSGEAYLSYSIGAVSLMAFIATLFVSINTTVFPSEFFGSPLILQFDRFPVFASVDGTLTSRVWLANAHFWLGFFFLQGHLFHALRAAGYSFVEGRVIASPRGQVS; encoded by the coding sequence ATGGCGATCGCGACAGATACAATGGCACAAATTCCCTGGCGGGCGGGAAATGCTCGTCTGGTTAACTTGTCTGGATGGTTATTGGGTGCCCATATTGCCCATGCCGGATTGATTGTGGCTTGGGTTGGAGCCATGACCTTGATTGAACTATCCAACGTTGATCCGGCTCAACCGATGTTTGAGCAAGGACTGATTTTGCTCCCCAATCTGGTGCGATTAGGTTTGGGTGTAGGACAAAATGGGATGATTAGAGACACCTATCCTTACTTTGTGATTGGAGTCCTCCATTTGATTAGCTCTGCCTTTTTGGGTGCAGGTGGACTGTTTCATGTGTTAAAAGGACCCCGCAAACTGGAAGATAAGTTTCCATTCTTTGGCTATCGCTGGGATGATGCCAGCCAGATGACGACAATCCTAGGTATTCATCTGATGCTGTTAGGAACTGGAGCACTATTGCTGGTAGCAAAGGCGATCGCCTGGGGTGGACTTTACGATCCAGCAATCCACAACGTGCGGCTAATTACCAACCCAACCTTAAATCCAGTGCCGATCTTCAGCTATTTGTTGGGCACCCAAGGAAAGTTTTGGATTGCCAGTGTGAATAACCTGGAAGATGTTGTCGGGGGTCACATTTGGGTGGGTGTGATGTGCATTCTGGGTGGCATTTGGCACATTCGCACCCAACCCTTTCCGTGGGCAAAAAAATTGTTGGTCTGGTCCGGGGAAGCCTATCTGTCCTACAGCATTGGGGCAGTCAGTTTGATGGCATTCATTGCTACGTTGTTTGTTTCCATCAATACGACGGTCTTTCCATCTGAATTTTTTGGTTCCCCGTTAATTCTTCAGTTCGATCGCTTCCCAGTGTTTGCCAGTGTTGATGGTACGTTAACCTCGCGGGTCTGGTTAGCCAATGCCCACTTCTGGTTGGGTTTTTTCTTCCTTCAGGGGCACTTGTTCCATGCCCTGCGAGCTGCAGGCTATAGCTTTGTTGAAGGGCGAGTGATTGCATCCCCACGCGGGCAGGTGAGCTAA